From Xyrauchen texanus isolate HMW12.3.18 chromosome 9, RBS_HiC_50CHRs, whole genome shotgun sequence, the proteins below share one genomic window:
- the crfb16 gene encoding cytokine receptor family member B16 — MLQNSVLIKSLIPLLLHFIVNYSSSLPTPLNISMQSVNMKHILIWSPLQVPCSTVNYTVQYQGEYELHKLNGTWVDAYDCQEISENKCDLTSDLAANSDYSIRIKTKCDGQKSWAQLPATFNRINTVLLAPKMMIAVEGDLIQVALSTTLPYMTVNLQVWKEGDEQNALLHVIRAYPYHFSIAAHRGEERMCLKAESLVEVINKSCSTDTQCVFIPKQTSDFVKPLMVSIAVVVAVAISCILGWSATRFGPQIKQNICHREPLPNVLLHDWPTSTPILCTDYSLESTDTLLQLHPAESQCTAVKAEGTV, encoded by the exons ATGTTACAGAACAGTGTTTTGATTAAGAGCCTGATTCCTCTTCTCCTGCACTTCATTGTAAACT ATTCAAGTTCACTCCCCACACCTCTAAACATCTCAATGCAGTCTGTAAACATGAAACACATCCTTATATGGAGCCCTTTGCAGGTGCCCTGTTCCACTGTCAACTATACTGTGCAGTATCAGGG GGAGTATGAGTTACACAAACTGAATGGAACTTGGGTGGATGCATATGACTGCCaagagattagtgaaaacaagtGTGACCTGACTTCTGACCTGGCCGCCAACTCTGACTACAGCATCCGCATAAAGACAAAATGCGATGGCCAGAAATCATGGGCACAACTACCAGCGACCTTCAACAGGATAAATA CTGTGCTGTTGGCTCCTAAAATGATGATAGCTGTGGAGGGGGACCTCATTCAGGTTGCCCTCAGTACAACCCTTCCTTATATGACTGTAAACCTTCAAGTCTGGAAGGAGGGGGATGAACAGAAT GCTTTACTTCATGTAATCAGAGCTTATCCCTATCATTTTTCCATTGCTGCTCATCGAGGGGAAGAGAGGATGTGCTTAAAGGCAGAATCACTCGTGGAGGTCATTAACAAGAGCTGCAGCACTGACACGCAGTGCGTCTTCATTCCTA AGCAGACATCTGACTTTGTGAAGCCTTTGATGGTGAGCATAGCTGTGGTGGTAGCAGTTGCCATTTCCTGTATTTTGGGTTGGTCAGCAACACGTTTTGGTCCACAGATCAAACAAAACATTTGCCACAGAGAGCCCCTTCCTAATGTACTG CTTCATGACTGGCCCACCAGCACACCCATTCTCTGTACAGATTATTCACTGGAATCCACAGACACACTTTTGCAGCTCCACCCTGCAGAGAGTCAGTGTACTGCTGTAAAGGCAGAGGGAACGGTCTGA